The DNA region CGACCCGGCCGAGCAGCCCATCCACGGCGTCGAGCTGTGGGACCTGGTCAGCGCGCTAGGGCGGGTGATGAAGGCCCGGCTCAAGGCGCCGCAGCCCCACAAGATCGTCTACGACGAAACGCCCATCGAGGCGTTCATGCAACGCATCCACCAGCGGCTGACCGTGCAGCCCTCGCTAGCGTTCGAGTCGCTCTTCCCCGAACGCGTGCACAAATCGACGCTGGTCGGCATGTTCCTTGCAGTGCTTGAGCTCGTGCGCCGCGGCTACGCCCGGGCGACCCAACCAGAACGGTTCGGCGGCATCCACCTCGAGCTGGGAGACGTGCCGCTACCCGAGGGGTTCGCCGGTCCTACGCTTTCGCTAGGTAAGACGCCGGGGCCAGAACCCGTCGAATAGCCCAGCCGCCCCGTGGGAGCCGGCCGCCCCCGAGCGAGCCGGGGCGTCCCCGCCCCCGGCGCGGCGGACCGCGTGTGCCGGTGGTGAGGCCTGTATCGACCCTCCGGGGCCGAGGACGGCCCGGCTCGCACGATACTCCCCCCGAAAAACCCCGCGATTTGACCCTTTGCCCCCGCCACCTAAGATAGGGTGTCCGGGGTCTATTCGATCTGAGGAACCCACCCGCTATGTCGCCCCGCCCACGCTCGCTCACCGCGCTGCCCGTTTTCAACGAAGCGGCCCACGTCTGTAAGGTCCTCGATCAGGTCGTCCGGCACGCCGACGACGTGCTGGTGGTGGACGACGGCTCCACCGACGGCACCAGCGACCTGCTGGCCGCGCGCACCGATGTGCAGGTGGTCCGCCACCCCGAAAACCGCGGCTACGGCGCCGCCCTGCGCAGCGCGTTCTGCCACGCCATGCGCAACGACTACGACGTGGTGGTCACCATCGACTGCGACGGCCAGCACGAGCCGCAGCGGATCCAGTCGCTGATCACTGCTTGCGACGGAGTGGATATCGTCTCGGGCAGCCGGTACCTGGAGACCTTCCACCAAGACACCAAGCCCGCCCCCGCCGACCGCCGGCGGATCAACCAGACCATCACCGCAGAGCTGAACGAGCGGTTGGGCCTGTCGCTCACCGACGCGTTCTGCGGCTTCAAGGCGTACCGGGTCGAGGCGCTGCGCAAGCTGGTGCTGCAAGACGACGGCTACGCGATGCCGCTCGAGTTCTGGGTGCAGGCCGCCGCGGCCGGCCTCAGCATCCGCGAGGTGGCGGTGCCGCTGATCTACCTCGATGAGAAGCGCAGCTTCGGCGGCGCCCTCGACATCGCAGAGCAACGGCTCGCCCACTACCGCGACGTGATCGATCGCGCCCAGGCCCGCGTCGCAGAGCGCCGCGGCCGAGGCCAACGGCAGGCGGCGCCGATGGAAATGTGTTGAGCGGGGCTTACGCGCGTTACCGGGCGCCCAAGGCGTCCGGCGCCACGCTGGTAGAACCGGCCGAGCCGGGCGTAGGCGCATTGCTGCGGCAGAACGCCCGCCGGCTGACGGATGGCGGCGTGCGCATCGCGGGCCGCCCCCTCGCCGAGCTCCGCACCGCAGCCAGACAAGAGCTGCTCGCGACCGCCAATCGCTACACCGCGTCGCTGCTGGGCGAGCCGTCGGCGCCCGTCTCGGCTTCTGGCGCCGGAGCATCGGGCGCACCCTCCGCCGCCAGCGCCCCGCTGATCCTCACCGGCCACCAACCCGGCCCCTGCCACCCCGGCGTCTGGTGGAAGAACTTCGCGCTCGGCGCGCTAAGTCGCAAGACCGGCGCGGTGGGGGTGCACCTGATCATCGACAGCGACCTCGGCGCCGCGCCGACCGTGAACGTGCCGACCGGCGCGATCGCCGACCTGGCGTACCAAGCGGTCCCCTACGACCGCCCCGCGCCGCCGGCGCCGTTCGAGAACCGGCCGATCGAGTCGCGCCAGGTCTGGGACTCCTTTGCTGCCCGCACGGCGGCCACGCTCGGGCCGCTGGTCGAGGGGCCGCTGATCACCCAGTGCTGGCCCGACGCGGTCGCCGCGGCCGCCGACGGGGCGCCCCTGGGCGAGGCGTGGACCCGGCTGCGTGTGCGGCTCGAACGCCGGTGGGGGCTGGAGAACCTCGAGGCGCCCCTGAGCGCGGTGTGCGACGGCCCGGCGATGGCGGCCTTCGCCGCGCACCTGCTGGCCGACGCGCCGCGCTTCCGCGACGCGTACAACGCCGCGCTCGCCCGCTACCGCACCGCGCACAAGCTGCGGAACCGCGCCCACCCCGCCCCCGACCTGGCCGGCGACCTGGCGGGCGACGACCGCTGGACCGAGTCTCCCTTCTGGGTCTGGACCGCGGGCGACCCCGAGCGCCGCGCCGTGTTCTCGCGCCCAGAAGCCGACCGCGTGCTGCTGACCGATCACGCCGGGTGGCGCATCGAGGCGCCGTCAGAACAACTCGCCGCGACGCTGGCCCGGCTGCCGGCCCAGGGGGTGAAGCTGCGTACCCGCGCGCTAACCACCACGCTCTTCGCCCGCCTGCTGCTGTGCGACTTGTTCCTGCACGGCATCGGGGGCGCCAAGTACGACGGCGTGACCGACGACCTGTTCCGCCACTACTTCGGCCTCGAGCCCCCGACCTACCTGACGCTCTCCGCCACGCTGCACCTGCCGATCGGCGCCACAGGTGCCCTCGAGGGCACCACCGAGGCCGACATCGACCGGCGGCTACGCGAGATCGAGTTCCACCCCGAACGCCCCCTGGCCGATCGGCCCGACGCCTCCGACGCCATCGCCCACAAGCTGCGCTGGATCGAGACCGCCAAGACCCCCGCGAACGCGGCCGAGCGGCACCGCGGGATCGTCGCGGCCAATGCGGCGCTGGGCGCGCTTCTGACCGACGAGCGCGAGCGGCTCGAGGCCCAACGCGGACCGGCCCGCGCGCGCGACCGGGCGCGACGGATCGCCCTCTCGCGCGAGCACCCGTACTTCTTGTTCCCGGGTGAAGAGCTGCGAGAAACGCTGACGCGTCTTGCCGACACGGTGTTGTAGGGGGCGATGCAGCGCAGCGCAATCGCACCACGATGCGGTCTCCGTCACGAAAACGTACTCCCCCGCCCGGTGCGATTCCGCTGCGCTTCATCGCACTCTACTGTTTAGCGGACGACGGCGCCCCCCGCGTCGATGCGCAGGTTGCGGTAGGCCTCGAGGACCTCGGGCGCGGCGGCCCCCGACGGGTCGGCGAGAGGCGTCTCGCCGACGGTCCAGGGCAGGGGTTCGCTCGGCCAGAGGTCGTCCTCTTCCTGCGTGAGCGCGGGCGCCGGCGCGATGGCGACCGAGTCGCCGCAGTAGGGGTGGCGCGGCACTTTGCGCGACGTGAGGAACGAGAGGCCGCAGTTCCAACCGAACGCATCGCCGCTGCCGCCGCCGGTCGACACGCTGGCGATGTACGTCGCCGAGCCGGTCAGGCGGACGTGTGGCGTGAGCCAGAAGTGGACGCCCGCTTCGGGCAACGCAGCGAAGACCAGGTCGGCGTTCTCGGTCGGCTCGTCCGGTTCATCCATGAAGGGGCTTGAGTAACGGTCGTCGTCGTTCGATGAGAATAGAGTTGTCGGAGTAAAACCCGCATAACCGCCGACGCCGACGAAAGGCGCCAGGCGTGTTGGTGACTGCAACCTGAGGCCCCCTTCAATACCGATCGAGATCGACTCGGAGGTCGTGTCAATCAGCCCAGCCAGGCCGTAGTGACCCTCGTACCAAGGCATAGGGCCGTACTCGAACTTGCCGAAGCTGACACCCACCGCGCCGGTGTCGATGGGACCTAAGACGTTCGTGTAGACCCCCTCCTTGCCGGCCACGTAACGCGCGTCGACCGCCTGCTTGGCCATCTGCACCGGCCGGTCGCTGTGGTCGGGGTACTTGCGGGCGTAGTCGGGGTCGGTCCGCGCCCAACGCGACCCGTGGCAGCCCGTCGCGGCCAGCGCAACGGCCGCTAGCATCGCGACACGGCGGCGGACGCGGGGGGCGGGCGACATGGGGTAGGCATTACCAAACCGCGGCGGTCCCGACCAGCGGGCTTTCCACGCCCGTGTGAGCCGGGGTGTCCCCACCCCCGGCGCGGGGGGAGGGAGTTTGGCCGGGTCGGTCGCACGGCGACGCGCCGGGGGCGAGGACGCCCCGGCTCACGAGTCTAGGACCGGCAAACGAAAAGCTGAACGCTGATCGCTGAAAGCTGACCGCCCGCGTCGCGAGGCGTAACTCATGACCTGCTAGCACGTTACGTTCTACGCCGAAGCTTCACATTTCGTACGCGGGTTCTTCGCACTTTCCACAACCTGTTGTGTGCTAGCGACTTACGAAATACCATGAATAGCATTGACAGGGCTGTCTAGAAGCGTAAGATTTGCCCCTCAGCGACCCAAATGTTGTAGTCCAATGGGCATCGGCTACAATATCTAGTGTCGCCTCGGGGCCTAATTCCGGCTTTTGGCCCGGTTTCGGGTGGCCCGAACAACATGTAGCGGTAGTGATCAGCTGCGAGCGCACGGCCCTCCCGGACCGATACGCACTACAGCGATAGATATACGGATGTATATCTGTCAACATGGAATGGATGCCCGTTCTCGTTCATCAACAGGAGGTTGCGATGTCTTCCCCATCTTCTACCGCTGCGCCCCAATCCACCAACGCCGTGGGTTCGGCCAACGGCTCTCACGCTAAGGCGTCTATGACCACCGCTGGCAAGCCGGCCAAGCGTTTCCGCGGCCGGCTGAAGATCGACGCCACGTTCTGCCCGCCAGAGTCGGGTGAGGGCGCTGTCGCCGACCCGTTCGACACCGTGAACTGGGACATCCGCACCTCGCAGATCAAGGGCGAGAACGGCGACGTGCTGTTCGAGCAGACCAACTGCGAAGTGCCGACGTTCTGGAGCCAACTGGCCACCAACGTCATCTGCAGCAAGTACTTTTACGGCGAGGTGGGCTCCGAGCAGCGCGAGTACAGCGTCCGCCAGCTCGTGCACCGCGTGAGCCGCACGATTTCCGACTGGGGGCTGGAGGACGGCTACTTCGCCACGCCGGCCGACGGCGAGCGGTTCTACCGCGACCTCACCTGGTTGTGCCTGCACCAGCACGGGGCGTTCAACTCGCCGGTGTGGTTCAACGTCGGCCTGTACCACCAGTACGGCGTGACCGGCGACTCGTGCAACTGGCGCTGGGACCCCGTGGCCCAAGAGGTCTGCCAGCCGGAGAACCCGTACGAGTTCCCCCAGGGTTCGGCGTGCTTCATCCAGCGCGTCGGGGACAACATGGAAGACATCATGCGCCTGGCGACCAGCGAGGCGATGCTGTTCAAGTTCGGCTCCGGCACCGGCACCGACGTCTCCACGCTGCGTAGCCGCAGAGAGAAGCTCTCCGGCGGCGGCGTCCCCTCCGGGCCGCTGTCGTTCATGCGCGTGTACGACCAGATCGCCGCGGTGGTGAAGAGCGGCGGCAAGACCCGCCGCGCCGCCAAGATGCAGTCCATCAAGGTCTGGCACCCCGACGTGATGGAGTTCATCGAGTGCAAGTGGCGTGAGGAGCAGAAGGCCCAGACGCTGATCGCCAGCGGCAAGTACGAGGCCAACTTCAACGGCGAAGCCTACAGCTCCGTCATGTTCCAGAACGCCAACCTCAGCATCCGCCTGACCGACGACTTCATGGCCGCCTTCGACGCGGACGCCGACTGGACCACCCACTGGGTGACCGACGCCAGCGTCCCCGGCCCCACCTACAAGGCCCGCGACGTGATGGCCCGCATGGCCGACTGCGCCTGGCACTGCGGCGACCCCGGCGTGCAGTACGACACCACCATCAACCGCTGGCACACCTGCCCGGAAAGCGGACGCATCAACGCGTCGAACCCGTGCAGCGAGTACATGTTCCTCGACGACACGGCCTGCAACCTCTCCAGCATCAACCTGATGAAGTTCCGTCAGGCGGACGGCACGTTCGACCACGAGCGCTTCCAGGCGGCCTGCCGGGTGTTCTTCATCGCCCAGGAGATCCTGGTCGACCACGCCAGCTACCCCACGCCGGACATCGCCCGCAACAGCCACCGCTTCCGCCCGCTGGGCCTGGGCTACGCCAACCTGGGCAGCCTGCTGATGTCTAGCGGCCTGCCCTACGACTCCGACGAGGGCCGCGGCGTGTGCGGCGCCATCACCTCGCTGCTGCACGGCGCCGCCAACCTCACCAGCGCCGAGCTGAGTGAGGCGGTCGGGCCGTTCGACGCCTACGAGCAGAACGCGGAGCCCATGGGCCGCGTGATGCAGATGCACCGCGACGCGGTGGAGCACATCCACGAGTCGTGCCCCACCGACCTGGTAGACGCCGCCCGACGCACCTGGGACGAGGTGCTGGCCGCCGGCGCCGCGCACGGCTACCGCAACGCCCAGGCCACGGTGCTGGCGCCCACCGGCACCATCAGCTTCATGATGGACTGCGACACCACCGGCATCGAGCCGGACATCGCCCTGGTGAAGTACAAGCAGCTCGCCGGCGGCGGCATGCTGAAGATCGTCAACCGCACCGTGCCGCTGGCGCTGCAGACCCTCGGCTACGACCAACCGGAGATCGAGTCGATCCTGTCGGCCATCGACCGCGACGACACCATCGAGGGCGCCG from Pirellulimonas nuda includes:
- a CDS encoding glycosyltransferase family 2 protein; the protein is MSPRPRSLTALPVFNEAAHVCKVLDQVVRHADDVLVVDDGSTDGTSDLLAARTDVQVVRHPENRGYGAALRSAFCHAMRNDYDVVVTIDCDGQHEPQRIQSLITACDGVDIVSGSRYLETFHQDTKPAPADRRRINQTITAELNERLGLSLTDAFCGFKAYRVEALRKLVLQDDGYAMPLEFWVQAAAAGLSIREVAVPLIYLDEKRSFGGALDIAEQRLAHYRDVIDRAQARVAERRGRGQRQAAPMEMC
- a CDS encoding vitamin B12-dependent ribonucleotide reductase: MSSPSSTAAPQSTNAVGSANGSHAKASMTTAGKPAKRFRGRLKIDATFCPPESGEGAVADPFDTVNWDIRTSQIKGENGDVLFEQTNCEVPTFWSQLATNVICSKYFYGEVGSEQREYSVRQLVHRVSRTISDWGLEDGYFATPADGERFYRDLTWLCLHQHGAFNSPVWFNVGLYHQYGVTGDSCNWRWDPVAQEVCQPENPYEFPQGSACFIQRVGDNMEDIMRLATSEAMLFKFGSGTGTDVSTLRSRREKLSGGGVPSGPLSFMRVYDQIAAVVKSGGKTRRAAKMQSIKVWHPDVMEFIECKWREEQKAQTLIASGKYEANFNGEAYSSVMFQNANLSIRLTDDFMAAFDADADWTTHWVTDASVPGPTYKARDVMARMADCAWHCGDPGVQYDTTINRWHTCPESGRINASNPCSEYMFLDDTACNLSSINLMKFRQADGTFDHERFQAACRVFFIAQEILVDHASYPTPDIARNSHRFRPLGLGYANLGSLLMSSGLPYDSDEGRGVCGAITSLLHGAANLTSAELSEAVGPFDAYEQNAEPMGRVMQMHRDAVEHIHESCPTDLVDAARRTWDEVLAAGAAHGYRNAQATVLAPTGTISFMMDCDTTGIEPDIALVKYKQLAGGGMLKIVNRTVPLALQTLGYDQPEIESILSAIDRDDTIEGAADLKPEHLPVFDCAFTPAAGTRSIRWKAHITMMAAAQPFLSGAISKTVNMPRDTTPEEISQAYYDGWKLGLKALAIYRDGSKDSQPLNTKKGEGKGAGQMPEATVSRPRRERLPDTRNSITHKFSVSGHEGYFTVGLFPDGRPGELFISMAKEGSTIGGLMDALGTSVSMSLQYGVPLADYVRKFSHVRFEPQGFTKNPDIRIAKSLIDYIFRWLGIHFLPGYKEASEGKLTGYGQLSPETDSDETDTAPVAKKAGGQVTQRPTDKGQDAKPAAQTASKPNGSHLNGHVNGNGNANGAKPRFDAKLLEQAGVMAPTNDDGHPHGTRGEQFAGFQADAPPCDVCGEITVRNGNCYLCHNCGASMGCS